A genomic stretch from Sphingobacterium sp. ML3W includes:
- a CDS encoding M3 family metallopeptidase: MKKRQLLPFLMIVATAIVGCEEKKMMTDNPLLLAYETPFNVPPFDKIKTEHFRPAFEEAIKVHNLEIDSIVNNSDKATFQNTIVALENAGSLLNNVSTVFHNLNSANTNDSIQAIAKDLAPILSSHSDEISMNAKLFDKIKEVWNSRTTLGLDAQDNKLLEETYKSFVRSGANLKDADKEKMKKINAELSTLTTQFGQNLLAETNAYQLVVDSASQLEGLPESLKTAAAEEAVAKGKKDKWVFTLQNPSIMPFLQYAKNRELRKQIWEAYQMRGNHDNTNDNKEIIQKIVNLRLQKAKLLGYKSHAAYVLEESMAKTPEYVYALLNKLWTPALAKAKGEEADIAKEIKGEGGTFAVAPYDWRYYTEIIRKKRFALDEDEIKPYLSLPTVREGAFAVANKLYGLTFVALNNVPTYHKEVEVYEVKDKDGSHLGLLYADFFPRESKRGGAWMTSYRDQSTKDGKRVAPVISIVCNFTKPVGKNPALLTFDEATTLFHEFGHALHGLLSNVRYRSMAGTSVPRDFVELPSQIMENWAADPEVLKTYAKHFKTKEAMPDSLIQKMEKAGTFDQGFATVEYLSAALLDMDYHATTKEISKDVNGFEKAAMKKIGIIDAIIPRYRSTYFQHIFAGGYSAGYYAYIWSEVLDSDAFAAFKEKSLYDKATADSFRKNVLEKGGTDDPAKMYRIFRGADPDPKYLLKKRGLN; the protein is encoded by the coding sequence ATGAAGAAAAGACAACTTTTGCCATTTTTAATGATAGTGGCAACTGCGATTGTTGGTTGTGAGGAAAAAAAAATGATGACAGATAATCCTCTTTTGTTAGCCTATGAAACACCCTTTAATGTTCCACCATTTGACAAGATCAAAACCGAACATTTCAGGCCTGCCTTTGAAGAGGCAATAAAAGTACATAATTTGGAAATTGACTCTATAGTCAATAACTCCGATAAAGCAACTTTCCAAAATACGATAGTAGCCCTTGAAAATGCTGGAAGCTTGCTAAATAATGTATCTACTGTATTTCATAATCTCAATAGTGCCAATACTAACGATAGCATTCAGGCAATCGCAAAAGATCTAGCCCCAATATTGTCTAGCCATTCGGATGAGATCTCGATGAACGCCAAATTATTTGATAAAATCAAGGAAGTTTGGAATAGCCGTACCACACTTGGTCTGGACGCCCAAGACAACAAGCTTTTGGAGGAGACCTATAAGAGCTTTGTACGTTCTGGCGCAAATCTAAAAGATGCAGATAAGGAGAAAATGAAAAAGATCAATGCCGAACTTTCGACATTGACAACACAGTTCGGACAGAATCTATTGGCTGAAACCAATGCCTACCAACTGGTGGTTGATTCGGCGAGTCAATTGGAAGGCCTGCCTGAATCTTTAAAAACTGCGGCTGCTGAGGAAGCTGTTGCCAAAGGTAAAAAGGATAAATGGGTATTTACTTTACAGAATCCTTCGATCATGCCTTTCCTGCAATATGCCAAAAATCGGGAACTGAGAAAGCAGATTTGGGAAGCATATCAAATGCGCGGGAACCACGATAATACAAATGATAATAAAGAAATCATTCAGAAAATCGTCAACCTTCGTCTTCAAAAAGCGAAGCTATTAGGTTATAAATCCCATGCGGCCTATGTCTTGGAGGAATCTATGGCTAAGACACCTGAATATGTATATGCTTTATTGAATAAGTTATGGACACCGGCTTTGGCTAAAGCAAAGGGCGAAGAGGCGGATATCGCAAAAGAGATTAAGGGCGAAGGTGGTACTTTTGCGGTTGCGCCATACGATTGGAGATATTATACAGAGATTATCCGCAAAAAGCGCTTTGCACTGGACGAAGATGAGATCAAGCCTTATTTGAGCTTACCAACAGTACGTGAAGGCGCTTTTGCAGTAGCAAACAAACTATATGGTTTGACATTTGTTGCCCTTAACAATGTACCGACCTATCATAAAGAAGTCGAGGTGTACGAAGTGAAAGACAAAGATGGCTCGCATCTTGGACTTTTGTATGCAGACTTCTTTCCGCGTGAATCTAAACGTGGTGGTGCCTGGATGACATCTTACCGCGATCAATCCACAAAAGATGGTAAACGTGTTGCTCCGGTAATTTCTATTGTATGTAATTTCACAAAACCTGTTGGTAAGAACCCTGCATTGCTGACATTTGATGAAGCGACTACGCTATTTCATGAATTTGGACATGCTTTACATGGACTACTTTCTAATGTCAGATATAGATCAATGGCCGGTACTTCCGTACCACGTGACTTTGTAGAATTGCCATCACAGATCATGGAAAATTGGGCAGCAGATCCAGAGGTATTAAAGACCTATGCAAAACATTTTAAGACCAAAGAGGCCATGCCAGATTCATTGATCCAAAAAATGGAAAAAGCAGGTACTTTTGACCAAGGCTTTGCAACAGTGGAATACCTTTCAGCAGCATTGTTAGATATGGATTACCATGCGACAACCAAGGAAATTTCCAAAGATGTCAATGGATTTGAAAAAGCAGCCATGAAGAAAATAGGTATTATTGACGCAATTATCCCGCGTTATAGAAGTACTTATTTTCAGCATATCTTTGCTGGAGGTTATTCAGCTGGATACTACGCTTATATCTGGTCGGAAGTATTAGATTCAGATGCTTTTGCAGCCTTCAAAGAGAAATCATTATACGATAAAGCAACAGCAGATTCATTCCGTAAGAATGTCCTCGAAAAAGGAGGAACAGATGATCCGGCAAAAATGTACCGTATCTTTAGAGGTGCAGACCCAGATCCGAAATATTTATTGAAAAAAAGAGGATTGAATTAA
- a CDS encoding nucleotide sugar dehydrogenase: MSKTIKKICCIGAGYVGGPTMSVVAKQCPHIEITIVDMNAERIAAWNDESLENLPVYEPGLQEIVAEARGRNLFFSTDINKAIDEADMIFISVNTPTKNYGKGKGMAADLKYIELCARQIASVAKDDKIVVEKSTLPVRTAAALKSILDNTGNGVNFHILSNPEFLAEGTAIQDLINPDRVLIGGENEEAITALVNIYAHWVDQSKILTTNLWSSELSKLTANAFLAQRVSSINSISALCEKTGANVDEVSKAIGMDTRIGAKFLKASVGFGGSCFQKDILNLVYIARSYGLTEVAEYWDQVILMNDYQKQRFADNIIQTLYNTVSGKKIAFLGWAFKKDTNDTRESAAIYVADYLLNEQAEITVYDPKVSAERIYADLDYLNTRSSEENRLLVKVVNTPYEACDDAHAVAILTEWDEFKSYDWKKIKDQMKKPAFVFDGRKLLNRKQLEDLDFKYYAIGE; the protein is encoded by the coding sequence ATGAGTAAAACTATCAAGAAAATATGCTGTATAGGAGCTGGTTACGTGGGTGGGCCAACAATGTCGGTTGTTGCGAAACAATGTCCTCATATTGAGATCACCATCGTTGATATGAATGCCGAGCGTATTGCAGCCTGGAATGATGAAAGCCTGGAAAACCTTCCTGTTTATGAACCGGGGCTCCAAGAAATCGTTGCTGAAGCGAGGGGGCGCAATTTGTTTTTCTCAACCGATATCAACAAGGCTATTGATGAGGCTGATATGATTTTTATTTCGGTAAATACCCCAACCAAGAATTACGGAAAAGGAAAGGGGATGGCTGCGGATTTAAAATATATCGAGCTATGCGCTCGTCAAATCGCTTCAGTCGCCAAAGATGATAAGATTGTTGTCGAAAAATCCACACTTCCGGTACGTACAGCTGCTGCATTGAAAAGTATCCTTGACAATACCGGTAACGGTGTAAATTTTCATATTTTATCAAATCCTGAATTCCTCGCCGAAGGGACGGCAATACAGGATTTGATCAATCCGGACCGTGTACTTATCGGCGGTGAAAATGAAGAAGCAATTACAGCATTAGTGAATATCTATGCGCATTGGGTAGATCAAAGCAAAATCTTGACGACAAATCTGTGGTCTTCTGAGCTTTCTAAATTGACCGCTAACGCTTTTCTGGCGCAACGCGTTTCTTCTATTAACTCGATCTCTGCTCTTTGTGAGAAAACGGGAGCCAATGTCGATGAGGTATCCAAAGCAATCGGTATGGATACACGTATTGGTGCTAAGTTTTTAAAAGCATCGGTTGGTTTCGGGGGGTCATGTTTTCAGAAAGACATTCTCAACCTCGTCTATATCGCACGTAGTTATGGACTTACGGAAGTCGCTGAATACTGGGATCAGGTTATTTTAATGAATGATTATCAAAAGCAGCGTTTTGCTGACAATATCATCCAGACATTGTACAATACGGTATCAGGAAAAAAGATTGCTTTTTTGGGCTGGGCGTTTAAAAAAGATACCAATGACACTCGTGAATCCGCAGCGATCTATGTTGCTGATTATCTATTAAATGAGCAGGCAGAAATCACGGTGTACGATCCAAAAGTGTCTGCGGAACGTATTTATGCTGACTTGGATTATTTAAACACACGTTCATCGGAAGAAAATAGACTCTTGGTCAAAGTTGTCAATACGCCTTATGAAGCCTGTGACGACGCACACGCTGTTGCCATATTAACAGAATGGGATGAATTCAAAAGCTATGACTGGAAGAAGATCAAAGATCAGATGAAGAAACCTGCCTTTGTATTTGATGGGCGGAAACTATTGAATCGGAAACAGCTTGAAGATCTCGATTTTAAATATTATGCGATAGGCGAATAA
- the dnaG gene encoding DNA primase produces MIKQEVIDKVLETARIEEVVGDFVDLKKRGTSLIGNCPFHHEKTPSFHVSVSKGIYKCFGCGVGGDSLKFVMELEKFSYPEAIRYLADKYSIEIEEVERSPAQLAAQDKRESLYVLSAWAGKFFVEQLWKSEMGQVIGLNYFKERGYREDIIKKFELGYSPEEWTALVDKAQGAGFHPDYLAASGLAIERDDKSLYDRFRGRVMFPIHNLTGRIIGFGGRTLKTDKKVAKYVNSPESEIYHKSDVLYGLNFAKKAIMEEDNCYLVEGYADVLSVHQAGVENVVSSSGTSLTTGQIKLISRFTKNVTILYDGDEAGIKASLRGTDMLLEEGLNVKVLLFPDGNDPDSYVQTYGATAFKDYVKTHQQDFIFYKTNILLRDANNDPIKRAEVIRDVVESIALIPDEIKVSVFIRECSSLLDIEERILLAELNKIRLNKAKKADKDASRKAQNTPANTGMPPFGMDGPPPDFFMTDDERGGVPAMEATEQPTQLTAEILQEREIVRILINYGDYLATWEGDGDIPVAGVLLGNIGDIEFKDKAAAFILKAYRDAAENYEIPDAKLFYSNADAAVSELAINCVATKYSLSENWNDDKRKIYVTQEYEHLKQLVVEAIYRIKKQKIGAEMHHIREEMKQEQDVANLEVLIFKYQKLKEAERLLGGFLGNTIVK; encoded by the coding sequence TTGATAAAGCAAGAAGTTATTGACAAAGTACTGGAAACGGCACGGATAGAGGAGGTGGTAGGTGACTTCGTTGATTTAAAGAAGCGTGGTACCTCATTGATCGGAAACTGTCCATTTCACCACGAAAAAACACCATCATTCCACGTTTCTGTCTCAAAAGGTATCTACAAATGTTTTGGCTGTGGTGTCGGCGGGGATTCCCTCAAATTTGTGATGGAACTGGAAAAGTTCTCCTATCCCGAAGCGATTCGTTATCTGGCTGATAAATATTCCATTGAGATTGAAGAGGTTGAACGGTCTCCAGCACAGCTCGCTGCGCAGGATAAAAGAGAAAGTCTGTATGTCTTGAGTGCCTGGGCCGGTAAATTTTTCGTAGAACAGCTCTGGAAAAGTGAAATGGGGCAGGTCATCGGACTCAACTATTTCAAAGAGCGGGGATACCGTGAGGATATCATCAAGAAATTCGAACTGGGTTATTCACCCGAAGAGTGGACGGCACTGGTGGATAAGGCCCAGGGAGCCGGCTTCCATCCGGATTACCTGGCTGCAAGTGGTCTTGCTATTGAACGTGACGATAAATCGCTCTATGATCGCTTTAGGGGACGTGTCATGTTCCCAATCCATAATTTAACCGGACGTATTATCGGTTTTGGTGGACGTACGCTAAAAACGGATAAGAAGGTCGCCAAATATGTGAACTCACCCGAAAGTGAGATCTATCATAAGTCAGATGTACTCTATGGATTGAATTTTGCCAAAAAGGCAATCATGGAAGAGGACAACTGCTATCTCGTCGAGGGCTATGCAGATGTTCTATCTGTACATCAGGCTGGTGTTGAAAATGTGGTTTCTTCCTCGGGAACCTCCTTGACCACAGGCCAGATTAAATTGATTTCCAGATTTACCAAAAATGTAACCATACTCTATGATGGGGATGAAGCTGGTATAAAAGCTTCATTGCGTGGTACTGATATGTTGCTGGAGGAAGGCCTGAATGTAAAGGTACTGCTCTTCCCGGATGGGAATGACCCCGATTCCTATGTGCAAACATACGGAGCCACAGCCTTTAAGGACTATGTGAAAACCCATCAGCAGGATTTTATCTTCTATAAGACTAATATTTTACTTCGCGATGCCAACAACGATCCGATCAAAAGGGCCGAAGTAATACGCGATGTTGTTGAAAGTATCGCTTTGATCCCGGATGAGATTAAAGTTTCTGTTTTTATTCGGGAATGTAGCAGTTTATTGGATATTGAGGAGCGTATTTTGCTTGCCGAGCTCAACAAAATAAGGCTGAATAAGGCAAAAAAAGCCGATAAGGATGCCTCTCGCAAGGCCCAAAATACTCCCGCAAACACGGGAATGCCGCCGTTTGGAATGGATGGCCCGCCGCCTGATTTCTTTATGACAGACGATGAGCGTGGAGGAGTGCCGGCCATGGAAGCAACAGAGCAGCCTACACAGCTTACTGCTGAGATCCTGCAAGAGCGTGAGATCGTCCGTATCCTGATCAACTATGGTGATTACCTGGCGACCTGGGAAGGGGATGGCGATATTCCGGTTGCAGGTGTCTTATTGGGTAATATTGGCGATATCGAATTTAAAGATAAGGCCGCCGCATTTATTCTGAAAGCTTATCGGGATGCTGCTGAAAATTATGAAATCCCCGATGCAAAATTATTTTATTCCAATGCTGATGCCGCAGTTTCCGAGCTGGCGATCAATTGTGTGGCGACGAAATATTCGCTCAGTGAAAATTGGAATGATGATAAACGCAAGATCTATGTGACTCAGGAGTATGAACATCTCAAGCAATTGGTTGTAGAGGCTATCTATCGGATAAAAAAGCAAAAGATCGGCGCGGAAATGCATCATATTCGTGAGGAAATGAAGCAAGAACAGGATGTTGCTAATCTGGAAGTGCTTATCTTTAAGTATCAAAAACTCAAAGAAGCGGAGCGTCTTTTGGGGGGATTTTTGGGAAATACGATTGTAAAGTAA
- a CDS encoding YraN family protein, with protein sequence MAKHLEIGLQGEQLAMEYLIEMGYKIVLRNWRFKNLEVDLIAMDGNTLVFVEVKTRSTTDFGEPYEFVDVRKQRRLIRAAQAYILKHAYSGEVRFDVVAVTNSTHSKLTYIKDAFWDS encoded by the coding sequence ATGGCGAAACATCTTGAAATAGGATTACAGGGCGAACAGTTGGCCATGGAATACCTGATCGAGATGGGCTATAAAATAGTGTTAAGAAATTGGCGATTTAAGAATTTAGAAGTAGATTTGATCGCCATGGATGGGAATACCCTAGTATTCGTGGAGGTGAAAACACGGTCGACGACAGATTTTGGTGAGCCTTATGAATTTGTGGATGTGCGCAAACAACGGCGACTGATTCGGGCAGCGCAAGCCTATATATTAAAACATGCATATAGTGGTGAAGTGAGATTCGATGTGGTAGCTGTAACGAATAGCACACATTCAAAACTTACTTATATTAAAGATGCATTTTGGGATAGTTGA
- a CDS encoding glutaminyl-peptide cyclotransferase: MKKITYFIAIATLAFASCKSKKSALEFASPGANQAVLKGSQVQLKLKFDAITMDSVAYFVDDKHVGSSTDTVAITVETKDMAYGSRNISATVYSGGKSDSVSSTFYVVPASAKNYGFQVVNKYPHDTTAFTQGLQFADGVLYESNGRYGESNLRKVDLTTGKVLKEIKFDEKTFAEGMTLVGNKLFMLTWQQGEGYVFDKNSFTKESSFKYENSKEGWGITYDGKRLIKSDGSNKLFFLDAVTGKELGSIGVYDENGPVDQLNELEYIDGKVYANVYQKDVLAIINPETGAVEGKINLVGIYEHTSAYDNELNGIAYDQTNKRLFVTGKLWNTLYEIKAIEK; this comes from the coding sequence ATGAAAAAAATCACGTATTTTATTGCGATAGCAACACTTGCTTTTGCTTCCTGTAAATCGAAAAAATCCGCTTTGGAATTTGCGTCGCCTGGTGCAAACCAAGCCGTTTTAAAGGGCAGTCAAGTGCAACTAAAATTGAAATTTGACGCAATTACCATGGATTCTGTCGCTTACTTTGTGGATGATAAACATGTGGGTTCTTCTACGGATACTGTAGCAATTACTGTAGAGACAAAAGATATGGCCTATGGTTCACGCAATATTTCTGCCACAGTCTATAGCGGTGGTAAGTCAGATTCAGTCTCCAGCACATTCTATGTGGTTCCTGCAAGTGCAAAGAACTATGGATTCCAGGTTGTCAACAAGTATCCTCATGATACCACAGCATTTACCCAAGGACTTCAGTTTGCCGATGGAGTATTGTATGAATCAAATGGACGATATGGTGAGTCTAACCTTAGAAAGGTAGATCTGACAACTGGAAAAGTCCTGAAAGAAATCAAATTCGATGAGAAAACTTTTGCTGAAGGGATGACGTTAGTCGGTAATAAATTGTTTATGCTAACCTGGCAGCAAGGTGAGGGATACGTTTTTGATAAAAATTCATTTACAAAAGAGAGCTCATTTAAATACGAAAATAGTAAAGAGGGCTGGGGCATTACCTACGATGGGAAGCGTTTGATCAAGTCAGATGGTTCCAATAAATTGTTCTTCCTAGATGCAGTTACTGGTAAAGAGTTGGGCTCAATTGGTGTATATGATGAGAACGGTCCCGTAGATCAACTGAATGAATTGGAGTATATTGATGGAAAAGTTTACGCGAATGTCTATCAAAAGGATGTTCTCGCAATTATCAACCCAGAGACAGGTGCAGTAGAGGGGAAGATTAATCTGGTCGGAATCTATGAGCATACTTCAGCTTATGATAATGAGCTGAATGGAATCGCCTATGATCAGACCAATAAACGCTTGTTCGTAACTGGCAAGTTGTGGAACACACTGTATGAAATCAAAGCAATAGAAAAGTAA
- a CDS encoding kelch repeat-containing protein, which produces MNKKNWLLVLSAFVVTVTSFSSCKKSDDNTEDKSTEWFQKAAYKGPQTSSAASFVIKNIAYVTTGQSNNAGSKPVNLKNTYAYDPASNTWSEKDPLADNNVESSGRRGAIAFAIGDFGYVGGGNDGANFLKDFYKFDPSADKGKQWTKVADLPIVLANAVAFTIGGKAYVGTGETTIANGTSFTNQFFKYDPDLNKWEAIPDAPFTAKRKGAFVFVSGNAAYVGGGVSNGGYPADFYKFDGSKWTQLADLNRNDGTYSYDMTRSNAAAFVIGNSGFLVGGLKGTATSSVVKYNISSDYWTSDNTALGGGARQDAVAYTIGSTGYVATGLNGTTRFDDNWSFVPVY; this is translated from the coding sequence ATGAACAAGAAAAATTGGCTACTCGTATTGTCAGCTTTTGTAGTTACAGTTACATCATTCTCTTCTTGTAAAAAAAGCGACGACAACACTGAAGATAAATCTACTGAGTGGTTTCAAAAAGCAGCTTACAAAGGTCCACAAACTTCCTCTGCAGCAAGTTTTGTAATAAAGAACATCGCTTATGTAACTACAGGTCAATCAAACAATGCAGGTAGCAAGCCTGTTAACCTAAAAAACACCTATGCTTATGATCCAGCATCTAACACCTGGAGCGAAAAAGATCCATTAGCTGATAATAACGTAGAAAGTAGTGGCCGTCGTGGCGCAATTGCTTTTGCTATCGGAGATTTTGGCTATGTAGGTGGCGGTAATGATGGCGCAAACTTCTTGAAAGATTTCTATAAATTTGACCCTTCAGCAGACAAAGGAAAACAATGGACTAAAGTTGCTGATTTACCTATCGTATTAGCAAATGCTGTTGCATTTACTATCGGAGGAAAAGCCTATGTGGGTACAGGAGAAACAACGATTGCAAATGGTACTTCCTTTACCAATCAATTTTTCAAATATGACCCAGATTTAAATAAATGGGAAGCGATTCCTGATGCTCCATTTACAGCTAAGAGAAAAGGTGCTTTTGTATTTGTATCGGGTAATGCTGCATATGTTGGCGGCGGAGTTTCCAATGGTGGTTACCCAGCAGATTTTTACAAATTTGATGGTAGCAAATGGACACAATTAGCAGATCTAAACAGAAACGATGGCACATATAGTTATGATATGACTCGTTCTAATGCTGCTGCTTTCGTTATCGGCAATAGTGGTTTCTTAGTTGGTGGATTAAAAGGAACTGCAACAAGTTCAGTTGTGAAATATAATATCAGCAGCGACTATTGGACAAGTGACAATACAGCCCTTGGTGGTGGTGCAAGACAAGATGCTGTTGCTTACACAATCGGATCAACTGGTTATGTTGCTACAGGGCTAAATGGTACAACTCGTTTTGATGATAACTGGAGCTTTGTTCCTGTTTATTAA
- a CDS encoding DUF4270 family protein, with translation MIKNFKRRSIQFLLPLFTLAAFVGCNKDISLSLDSSRDETIGVVPIDTVSVKVSTYQLDPLPTSNTGTILVGKNSNAVTGSVKSTSYMRLGIGTINSTAIPDDAVLDSVSLVLSPNKYYAGDTTKVQKIAVHRVTEDITLTPIDPTQPTTARPFYVTAASIFSNKKFAYENTPLAELSFNPRVKSTDSLFFKFNSTISNELFRLIKDGDIRIQNNTSFQEYFKGLALVPDNNNTALIGFKDTVFLQVHYSFENNEGNKTKGKQFFAIDSKAYQYNQIETDRSATKFASMTLSNPQIDVEKTDGNTFLEGSSGVVAKIEFPTLLSLVNDPTISINKVELVIEAENNPLEGYEQPSNLVLMVANSEGTPVSALASLETANAMQVARLIKIGDANGKYTFNLIDYLNKIKTTAYKNTSLYLSLPPLPVPVGTVGGTSVAIPPQLSSTANRLILAKDGNDPRIKLNILYTKFQ, from the coding sequence ATGATCAAAAACTTTAAGAGACGTAGTATACAATTTTTACTTCCACTTTTTACGTTGGCAGCTTTTGTCGGTTGTAATAAAGACATTTCACTTTCTTTGGATAGCTCAAGAGATGAAACGATTGGCGTAGTACCAATTGATACTGTTTCCGTGAAAGTTTCCACTTACCAATTGGATCCTCTTCCAACTTCAAATACGGGGACGATTCTTGTAGGAAAAAATAGCAATGCTGTCACTGGTAGTGTCAAATCAACTTCTTATATGCGTTTGGGAATTGGTACAATAAACAGTACCGCCATTCCAGATGATGCGGTATTGGATTCTGTGTCTTTGGTTCTAAGTCCGAACAAATACTATGCTGGTGATACAACCAAAGTTCAGAAAATCGCTGTTCATCGTGTTACGGAAGATATCACCCTGACACCAATTGATCCAACACAGCCAACGACTGCACGACCATTTTATGTGACTGCAGCCAGTATATTCAGCAATAAAAAATTTGCTTATGAAAACACGCCATTAGCAGAGCTTTCCTTTAACCCACGTGTCAAATCAACAGATTCATTGTTCTTTAAATTCAATAGTACCATTAGCAATGAACTTTTTAGATTGATCAAAGATGGCGATATCAGGATTCAAAATAACACTAGTTTTCAAGAATATTTCAAAGGGTTAGCGCTTGTTCCAGATAATAACAATACAGCGCTTATCGGCTTTAAAGATACCGTTTTCCTTCAGGTACATTATTCTTTTGAAAACAATGAAGGAAACAAGACAAAAGGCAAACAGTTTTTTGCTATCGACAGCAAAGCATACCAATATAACCAAATTGAGACAGATCGTTCTGCGACAAAATTTGCATCTATGACGCTATCAAATCCGCAGATTGATGTTGAAAAAACCGACGGAAATACATTCTTGGAAGGTTCAAGTGGTGTTGTAGCGAAAATTGAGTTCCCTACGTTATTATCATTGGTCAATGATCCAACAATTTCAATAAATAAGGTGGAACTTGTCATTGAAGCAGAAAACAACCCGCTGGAAGGCTATGAGCAACCAAGTAATTTGGTCCTTATGGTCGCAAATAGCGAAGGGACGCCTGTTAGTGCCTTAGCATCATTAGAGACTGCAAACGCCATGCAAGTGGCCCGATTGATTAAAATTGGAGACGCAAATGGTAAATACACCTTTAATTTGATTGATTATTTAAATAAAATTAAAACAACAGCATATAAAAACACTTCATTATATCTATCTTTACCCCCATTGCCAGTACCAGTTGGAACTGTAGGTGGGACTTCAGTAGCAATACCTCCACAGCTATCAAGTACAGCGAATCGGTTGATATTGGCAAAAGATGGTAATGATCCAAGAATTAAATTAAACATCCTTTATACTAAATTTCAATAA
- a CDS encoding HAMP domain-containing sensor histidine kinase — MGRRFKLLISLIVLIGTGITIVLGIWLYGSYTNRRDLFLSTAERSLFNAVQEVYQAENGDQRLDGPETERDQLLNDVKKELLPAVPETELDQALQRVRARQPRKEHAFRGDPDRKGKMYSKDRDHQNAIIPPFLFRDFEMNKTNLDQIDNKFKESLSNKSISVPYELSIVSIPREQVKDVRREYREKNLAWTRPMMVNPLKNEFLVVKFQEDWKYLLYSLSWQLLISLLLIGLLLGTFFYLMKTIFNQNKMAELRKNFVDNMTHELKTPVSTVMAAIEAIQLYGVREDKVKMDRYLDISKKELEHLSGMIEKVLQMDIDASRGIVLQRSDFDIVAMVASAIEVAQLNKTKIVEVELFADPGSILIKGDESHLKNVINNLLENAIKYAGPHVKIKVEIKGAKEHVQIHITDNGKGIAAEYHQQIFDMFFRVPSGNLHDVKGFGLGLAYVKQVVKRHEGKISVESELEKGSIFMIRLPY; from the coding sequence ATGGGTAGAAGATTTAAATTGCTGATCAGCTTGATCGTTTTAATAGGCACAGGAATCACCATTGTGCTGGGCATCTGGCTTTACGGAAGTTATACCAATCGGCGGGATCTTTTTCTGTCTACGGCTGAGCGGTCGCTCTTTAATGCGGTGCAGGAGGTATACCAGGCAGAAAATGGTGATCAACGATTGGATGGGCCTGAGACCGAAAGAGATCAGCTTCTCAATGACGTGAAAAAAGAACTTCTACCTGCGGTACCGGAGACGGAGCTTGATCAGGCTTTGCAAAGGGTACGCGCCCGCCAGCCGCGCAAAGAACATGCTTTTCGTGGCGATCCTGATCGAAAAGGTAAAATGTATTCCAAAGATCGTGATCATCAGAATGCCATTATTCCACCCTTTTTGTTCCGTGATTTTGAAATGAACAAAACGAATCTAGACCAGATCGACAATAAATTCAAGGAATCACTGAGCAATAAAAGCATTTCCGTACCCTATGAACTAAGTATCGTAAGCATTCCACGTGAACAGGTGAAGGATGTACGTCGCGAATATCGGGAAAAGAACCTGGCCTGGACCAGACCGATGATGGTCAATCCCCTAAAGAATGAATTCCTCGTTGTCAAATTTCAGGAGGATTGGAAATATCTGCTGTACAGCTTGAGCTGGCAATTACTGATTTCGCTGCTGTTGATTGGGCTTTTGTTAGGAACCTTCTTTTATCTGATGAAAACCATTTTTAACCAGAATAAAATGGCCGAGCTCCGAAAGAACTTTGTTGACAATATGACCCATGAACTGAAAACTCCAGTATCCACAGTGATGGCAGCGATTGAAGCCATACAATTATACGGGGTGCGGGAAGATAAGGTAAAGATGGACCGTTACCTTGATATTTCAAAAAAGGAACTTGAACACCTCTCCGGCATGATTGAAAAAGTCTTGCAGATGGATATTGACGCCTCTCGGGGAATTGTATTGCAACGGTCGGATTTTGATATTGTCGCGATGGTGGCAAGTGCGATTGAAGTGGCTCAGCTCAATAAAACAAAAATAGTCGAGGTGGAGCTCTTTGCTGATCCTGGATCGATCCTGATCAAAGGAGATGAGTCCCATCTGAAAAATGTTATCAATAATCTATTGGAGAATGCCATTAAATATGCTGGACCGCATGTTAAGATTAAAGTTGAAATAAAAGGGGCTAAGGAACATGTTCAGATCCATATTACGGATAATGGCAAAGGTATTGCAGCAGAATACCATCAGCAGATCTTCGATATGTTTTTTAGGGTACCTTCGGGCAATCTACATGATGTGAAAGGTTTTGGACTGGGGCTTGCTTATGTCAAGCAGGTTGTAAAACGCCATGAGGGCAAGATCAGTGTAGAGAGTGAGCTGGAAAAAGGGAGTATTTTTATGATCAGGTTACCATATTAA